A stretch of DNA from Trichomycterus rosablanca isolate fTriRos1 chromosome 1, fTriRos1.hap1, whole genome shotgun sequence:
TAACAATCATTTATAGTTACATCTCTGATGTTTGAATATTCATATGACAGTTCAGCAATATTTGGCAAACACCTAGCTAAGCTGAATTCTGTCCCCTCCCCTCTCTCAGGTCCTGGGAAAAACAGATAAACAGATTAAGCAGTTCAGACGAGGCCTGAAGGAGACCTGCGTTTGGCAGTTACTTACAGAAAGGAAGGACGTAATTCCTCTTATGTTCCCCCGTGAGAGAGATGTTGAAATCAAGCCTCAGGTGAGAAATTTGTCTATTTATGTAAGTCTATATAAGTAACAAATAACAGTACCTTCGATTGCAACACTATGATAATGATATGAGACAGTTGACACAAACGCTCTGATTTTTAACtacttaattttttaatttttttttaattgaaagaTAGTTCAAGTTAGTATATAAATTTTATAATAGGGTTTGTGTCAAgtgtttcatatttatttatatgacgTCAAATCCTCTTTTCCCACCCCACttgaaatatttgtgctgtgtCTCTAATAGATGATCCTTGACCAGATATTGTGGCCCCTGGAAAAGACAAacgaggatgaggaggatgaagacTACCCAGTTGAAACCAGGTGCCGCATAGCTGGATATCTTCGCGAGTTTATTGCAACAGGTAATAAAACACAAGTTTGCTGTTGTCACTGAATTTTTTGAAATCTGAAAGTAAATGACGATAGCAAATATTAAATTGGTGCTTAGGCATTATTTATGGAACACTGCCCAGCATCTATTCTCAATCATATTGTTTTCAAAAAGAAATCTTTGTTGGATGAAAGcaatactgtaaatgtatttatttatttatgcagcaTCTCAATCATCACGCAGGGGCCTTGTCCAGTTTTGGACCGGATGGGAGGTCCCATCCTCTGACATGCAATTGGAGATAGTTCAGGGAAGTCTCCCCAAGGCGTCTACGTGTTTCAAGTCCCTCCGCCTACCAGGACACTACACTAACTTTAAAAACTTCAGTCAAGATCTAAATGCATGTGTAGCAACCTGTGATACAGGCTTTGGCTTGGTTTAACCAATTTTTAAGGTTTGAAGACTTGATCTATGGCCTTGTGTTAATTTTGCTAGTCATCTGTTTGTTTGCTCACAGAGCTAGTTACACAGCGGTGTATTCTCCTGCCTTACAATGTTTCAGCTGTTGCTTTTAATAATAGTTGTTCAAATGAGCTGTTCAAAGGAACATTGTTGCAGTCAAATAAGGATGTTTTAAGATGGTTTTATTGATTAAATAGACAATATGCTTTGTTTCAAatgcacattttattttcattgtttCTTGTTCACAACAGATACTTTATATTTCATCCTTCAGTTATTCATAATGTTGGAAATAAACTCAAACGCATCGTAAAATCAGTTGCAAGTCTGTTTGTTAATGCAAGGGACTAACGACTTGATTCAGTCACACCTTCTACGTACTGTACCACTGCCCTGTAAATGTCCTCCCCAAAGCATGCTGAATGAGCAACAGGATCAAATAGCTCTCTAAGCATTTCTATGTGTTCGTTGGGCAAAGGACACACCAGTTCAGGAACCTGAATTCCTGTTCGATCCATGTCTGTGTCTTCGAGTGGCAAGTAGTTGAAATCCTGAAATGAAAACTGGATTTAACTATAGACAcgtttaaaaattttttaattaaaagttttaCTATAATAAAATCTCCAATGATGGAGAAAATTTACAAACCTCAACAGAGTCAGGATGGTCATCAGGACTTTGGATTAGACCAATTTCCCACAGTTGGTTTGGAGTAAG
This window harbors:
- the LOC134317365 gene encoding uncharacterized protein LOC134317365 → MNTLQHGFQLNYDMTTIAVEDCPDLERRQTIQLLDGNKDLSEEQKDAVWKLADMWDLPGVTSENRKWLFNRLLQHAVLGKTDKQIKQFRRGLKETCVWQLLTERKDVIPLMFPRERDVEIKPQMILDQILWPLEKTNEDEEDEDYPVETRCRIAGYLREFIATASQSSRRGLVQFWTGWEVPSSDMQLEIVQGSLPKASTCFKSLRLPGHYTNFKNFSQDLNACVATCDTGFGLV